From the Achromobacter xylosoxidans A8 genome, the window CCCATCAGGATGGTGGTGCCGTTCACGGCGGGGTCGACCACCGACGTCATAGGCAGGACGGTGGCCGAACAGCTGGAGAAAAAACTCGGCCAGCCGGTGGTGGTGGAGAACCGGCCGGGCGCGGGTGGCGTGCTGGGCGCCACCATGGTGGCCAGCGCCGCGGCCGATGGCTACACCGTGCTGGTGCATTCCGCCGCCCATGTGGCGAACCAGTCGCTCTACGCCAACCTCAAGTACGACACCCTCAAGGACTTCGCGCCCGTGACCATGCTGGCGTCGATGCCGAACGTGATCGTCGCGTCGAACGCGCGCAACTTCAAATCGCTGAAGGATCTGGTGGAGCGTGCCCGCGCGGAACCCGACCAGTACACCTACGGCTCGTCCGGCAGCGGCAGCGGCGCGCACATCGCCGGAGAGAAGTTCCGGGCGGCGACCGGCATCCAGGCGATCCACGTGCCATACCGTGGCACGCCGGAGGCGGTCAACGACGTGATCGCCGGCCGGGTGGACTGGTTCTTCCTGCCGCTGCCGCTGGCGCTGCCCATGGTCAAGGCCGGCAAGCTGACCGCCTTGGCGATCAGCGCCGACAGCCGTTCGCCGGCGCTGCCGGACGTGCCTACCACCGCGGAAGCGGGCTACCACGGCGTGGATCAGCAGTTCTGGGTAGCCATGTTCGCGCCGGCCGCGACGCCGCCGGCGGTCCTGGCCAAGCTGCATGCCGGTACCGAACAGGCGCTGCGCTCGGAGACCACGCGCGAGCGCTTCGAGAACCTGGGCGCCGAGCCCGCGCCGATGCCGCAGCAGCAATTCGCCGAGCTGATCAGCCGGGAAATGGAAAGCACCGGCAGCCTGATCCGCGGCGCTGGCATACGCGTAGGCAACTGAGGCGGGGGGTAGGGGGGGATATGTCAATACTTAGAAAAATCGGCTTGCTGGGCGCCTGTGCGCTGGCCGGTCCGGCGTTTGCGCAATCGTCGTCGCTGACGCTGTTCGGCCATATCGATCTGAACGTGACCAGCGCCTCGGCGGGCAGCACGTCCAAGATCGGCATGGACCAGGGCGGCTACATGCTGCCCAGCCGCATCGGCATGCGCGGCACGGAGAGCCTGGGCAACGGCAACTCGGTTGGCTTCTGGCTGGAGGCGCCGATCCTGCCGGCCTCGGGCGGCCCGCAAGGCTTGAACTGGACCCGGCGCTCGACCATCAGCCTGAGCAACGACCGCTATGGGGAGCTGCGGCTGGGGCGGGACTACACGGCGGCCTTCTGGAACGTGTCGTCGTTCTCGCCCTTCGGCACCGTGGGCGTGGGCGGCAGCAGCAACATCATCAAGGGATGGCCTCTGGGGCTGGAAGGCGCCACTACGCTCTCGCGCGCCAGCAACATGGTGGCGTACTTCCTGCCAAAGAAGCTCGGCGGCATATATGGGCACCTGAACTATGCGCGCGAAGAGGATCTGCGCGGCGCCGATTATGCGGGCGGGCGGCTGGGCTACCAGTCCGGTCCGCTCAACGTCGCGGCGGCTTATGGCAGAACCTCGATGGGCGGCGGCGACCACTACGAAACGGCAACCTTGGGCGCCAGCTATGACTTCAGCGTGGTGAAGCTGTTCGCCAACTATCTGCTGCAGAAGATCGGGCCGGACAAGCAGCACGTGGCCCTGGCGGGCGCGTCGGTGCCCGTGGGCGGCGGCCATGTGAAGCTGTCGTATTCGCGTTCCACCCAGAGCGGCCGATACGAAGGCGACGACGCCCAGCAGTTTGCGCTGGGCTACACCTACGCGCTCAGCAAGCGCACGGTGCTGTACACCGCGGCCTCGTTCATCAAGAACGACGGCAACGCCGCTTTCGTGACCGGTGACGTCGCGCCGGAAGGCGTGCCGGGCGCCAACTCGAAGGGGTTCCAGGTGGGTATCAGCCACTCGTTCTGATCGTGGCGTCGCGCGGCCCCGCGTGTACTGCGGGGCCGCGGCCGTCTTCGTCGAACCGGACAGCACTGGCGGCCTGATCCGTGGCGCCGGGCCGCTCACAATTCCTTGCCAACTTTCTCTTCTCGAGAGGGTCTGCACGCTATTCCTGTAACCATGACGTGTCACAGTGTTCTGGCTGACTCTCAGCTGAACCGTGCCGTCGCGCCCCGGACCTCTCAAGGGCTCTCACAGACACGATATCCCGTGCACGAACGAGCACCGTTTGCGCACGGCCCCGCAGCAGTGGGTACATTTTTTTGGATGTTATGTCTAGAACCCCCTCCGTCTCGTGCAGCTCCGCGCGCAATTGTGCGATCTATATTTCCGGCGGTATCGGCGACGGTGTGCTCAGCATGGTGTTTGTCCGGGCGCTCGCCGAGCAAACTGGAGGGACTGTTTCATTGCTGATGACTCAGGACGAGTCGGCGCAGGAACTGTTTCGCGCTCAGCCCTACGTGCGGGAAGTCGTATCGGTGCGATCAGAGCATCGACTACGAGGTTGGGAACGTGTAACACGGCTGAGCCAGGTATTGGCGGACCACGCCTACGACACCCTGTTTTTCTTTACCTTCCGTACTCACGTTGCCTTGGCGGCCCGCTTGGCGGGGATTCCACAGCGCATCGGTTTCGTGCGCATGCACCAACCGCATCTCGGGGCGCTTCTTACGGATCGGATCTGGGTGCGCCGCAAAGGGACCCCGCATCCTGATTTCTATACATGGCTGCCGTTGCTGTATGCCAAGGCGGGCTACCAGTATGAGCCGCGCTATCCTTCGCTGTTCTGTACCGCGTCGGCCAGCAGCAAGGCCATGCAATTGTGTCAGACACAGTCGCGGATGATCGGATTCGGTTTGAATGGCTCAGTGCCATGCAAACGCTATAGCGGCCGGGCTTTTGCCGAGGTGGCGCGGATCTTGCATGCGCGGGACAACGGGCTGCGTTTCATGTTGGTGGGCGGCCGCGACGTCCAGCATATTGCGCAAGAGATCTGCGCCTTGCTGCCTGAGTCCATGGTCGTGCTGGACGCGACACGGCAGGCCTCGGACATATGCGAGAGTCAGGCATTGATCGCGCGCTGTTCGGTATTTGTGTCCAACGATAGTATGGGCATGCATATTGCAGCGGCTCACGGATTGCCGACCATAGGATTGTTCGGGGCTACCCCTGCGATGCGCTATGTGCCTTGGCTCCATCCTCTTCAATCCACCGTGGATGGCGACATGGCCGCCATCGCGCCGGCAACGGTGGCCGACGCGATCTGGGAGCGTTTGGGCGAAGCCTCCGAGAAGGCGGAGGCGGTTCCCGCGCTCCACCAAGAGTCGGTATGAAACGATGCGCGGCGCCGCGTCGGCAGCGTGACCGCGCTTTTGCGGATTACCTGCCACCTCGCGCGGGCGCGGCCGACAGCGCGCCGGTATCGTGCACCGCCTTGCCTCCCAGCAGCGTGAGGACGGAATTGATGGCGTGGATCTGGTTGGCCGGCATCGTCAGATAGGGCTGGTCCAGCACTGCCAGGTCGGCCAGCTTGCCAGCGTTCAATTGGCCCCGGTCGTCTTCGTCGAATGCCAGCCAGGCGGCCTGGCGCGTATAGAGAGCGAGCGCTTCTTCCCGCGTCAGCAGGTTGTCCGGCTGGCGCTGCACGGTGGCGCCGATGGCTAGCCCGTGGACGTGGTACTCGACCGCCTGCCAGACGCCGGCCACGCCGATGCGGGTGGAGTCCGTGCCGCCGGCGACCGGCAGGCCCAGGTCCAGCGCGGTGCGCACCGGCGGCGAATCCTGCTCCGCGCCCTTGGGATTGGCGGCGCGTATCGCCTCGCCCTCGAAGTACGGACCCATCTGCACTGTATAGGCCAGCCCCAGCTGTGCCATGCGCTCCAGCGTGCGCCGCGAGCCGGTATTCAGGTGGGCGATCGACCAGCGCAGCGGCCGCAGGTCGTGGTCGCGGCCGACTTCCTCGAACACATCGAGGATGGCGCTGGCGGCATCATCGGTGTAGGCGTGGATCTCCAGGGGAATGCGGCGTTCGGCGGCGTAGCGGGCGATGCGGGCAAGTTCCTGGCGCGCTTCTGCCGGAGGGTTGAACCCCGGCCCCATGCGCACGCCGTCGTTCATGGCGGACACCAGGTTTTCGCCCAGTCCCAGGAAAGCGAGCTGGCCATCGTCATGGCGCGGCGGGCGGAATGCCATGATCTCGCGGAACCATTGCGCCTCGTCGCCCGCGCGCATGGCCGAGATGCGGTAGCCGGCGCGCATCGTGAGCGCGCCGCGGTCGCGCAGCGCGTAGAGCGGCTCGTAGGCCTCGGCGGCGCCGGCCGACGGATCGATGAAGCCCGTCAGCCCGCGCGCGTTCATGGCGCGCAGAAAGGCTTGCAGCCC encodes:
- a CDS encoding Bug family tripartite tricarboxylate transporter substrate binding protein translates to MTLHRRHFLQYATALAGTVGLSSTLLAQPDYPARPIRMVVPFTAGSTTDVIGRTVAEQLEKKLGQPVVVENRPGAGGVLGATMVASAAADGYTVLVHSAAHVANQSLYANLKYDTLKDFAPVTMLASMPNVIVASNARNFKSLKDLVERARAEPDQYTYGSSGSGSGAHIAGEKFRAATGIQAIHVPYRGTPEAVNDVIAGRVDWFFLPLPLALPMVKAGKLTALAISADSRSPALPDVPTTAEAGYHGVDQQFWVAMFAPAATPPAVLAKLHAGTEQALRSETTRERFENLGAEPAPMPQQQFAELISREMESTGSLIRGAGIRVGN
- a CDS encoding porin, which gives rise to MSILRKIGLLGACALAGPAFAQSSSLTLFGHIDLNVTSASAGSTSKIGMDQGGYMLPSRIGMRGTESLGNGNSVGFWLEAPILPASGGPQGLNWTRRSTISLSNDRYGELRLGRDYTAAFWNVSSFSPFGTVGVGGSSNIIKGWPLGLEGATTLSRASNMVAYFLPKKLGGIYGHLNYAREEDLRGADYAGGRLGYQSGPLNVAAAYGRTSMGGGDHYETATLGASYDFSVVKLFANYLLQKIGPDKQHVALAGASVPVGGGHVKLSYSRSTQSGRYEGDDAQQFALGYTYALSKRTVLYTAASFIKNDGNAAFVTGDVAPEGVPGANSKGFQVGISHSF
- a CDS encoding glycosyltransferase family 9 protein, encoding MSRTPSVSCSSARNCAIYISGGIGDGVLSMVFVRALAEQTGGTVSLLMTQDESAQELFRAQPYVREVVSVRSEHRLRGWERVTRLSQVLADHAYDTLFFFTFRTHVALAARLAGIPQRIGFVRMHQPHLGALLTDRIWVRRKGTPHPDFYTWLPLLYAKAGYQYEPRYPSLFCTASASSKAMQLCQTQSRMIGFGLNGSVPCKRYSGRAFAEVARILHARDNGLRFMLVGGRDVQHIAQEICALLPESMVVLDATRQASDICESQALIARCSVFVSNDSMGMHIAAAHGLPTIGLFGATPAMRYVPWLHPLQSTVDGDMAAIAPATVADAIWERLGEASEKAEAVPALHQESV
- a CDS encoding amidohydrolase, whose translation is MKITTTLVLALAAALPYAAHGHDADLVLRNGHIITMDAAAPRATALAIRGERIVAVGGDDAVAEHIGPATRELDLQGRTVIPGLIDTHIHAIRGGQTYAFETYWYDAPSLVDALGRLTRDAARRPRDHWVAVVGSWHPRQFRERRAPTRADLDQAVPGHPAYVQYLYDYALLNSRGIEALGLDRVEPPELHGITVERDAQGRATGRLLGGIGPFNALFARLSNTADRAAGLQAFLRAMNARGLTGFIDPSAGAAEAYEPLYALRDRGALTMRAGYRISAMRAGDEAQWFREIMAFRPPRHDDGQLAFLGLGENLVSAMNDGVRMGPGFNPPAEARQELARIARYAAERRIPLEIHAYTDDAASAILDVFEEVGRDHDLRPLRWSIAHLNTGSRRTLERMAQLGLAYTVQMGPYFEGEAIRAANPKGAEQDSPPVRTALDLGLPVAGGTDSTRIGVAGVWQAVEYHVHGLAIGATVQRQPDNLLTREEALALYTRQAAWLAFDEDDRGQLNAGKLADLAVLDQPYLTMPANQIHAINSVLTLLGGKAVHDTGALSAAPARGGR